One Sparus aurata chromosome 5, fSpaAur1.1, whole genome shotgun sequence genomic window carries:
- the gck gene encoding hexokinase-4 isoform X1 — MPCVSSQLDQMVKMPCSYSSVIDKIHMVEQILSEFRLNKEELKEVMERMQREMDRGLRIETHEEASVKMLPTYVCSTPEGSEVGDFLALDLGGTNFRVMLVKVGEDEERSWKVETKNQMYSIPEDAMTGTAEMLFDYIAECMSDFLDRHHIKHKKLPLGFTFSFPVRHEDIDKGILLNWTKGFKASGAEGNNVVGLLRDAIKRRGDFEMDVVAMVNDTVATMISCYYEDRSCEVGMIVGTGCNACYMEEMRTVELVEGEEGRMCVNTEWGAFGDNGELEEFRLEYDRVVDETSINPGHQLYEKLISGKYMGELVRLVLVKLVNEDLLFNGEASEQLKTRGSFETRYVSQVESDTGDRKQIYNILSSLGVLPSELDCDIVRLVCESVSTRSAHMCGAGLAGVINLMRERRSQEALAITVGVDGSVYKLHPCFRDRFHKIVRDLTPHCEIAFIQSEEGSGRGAALISAVACKMAACMLTQ; from the exons ATGCCGTGTGTCAGCTCTCAACTCGACCAGATGGTGAAAATGCCTTGCAGCTACAGCTCTGTGATTGATAAGATCCACATG GTAGAGCAGATCCTGTCAGAGTTCAGGCTGAATAAGGAAGAGCTAAAAGAAGTCATGGAGAGGATGCAGCGTGAGATGGATCGAGGACTGCGTATAGAGACGCACGAAGAGGCCAGCGTCAAAATGCTTCCGACTTATGTCTGCTCCACCCCTGAGGGATCAG AGGTGGGCGACTTCCTGGCCCTGGATCTGGGGGGCACAAACTTCCGTGTGATGCTGGTGAAGGTGGGtgaagatgaggagaggagctgGAAGGTGGAGACCAAGAACCAGATGTACTCCATTCCTGAAGACGCCATGACGGGCACTGCAGAAATG ctgttcGACTACATAGCAGAGTGTATGTCCGACTTTTTGGACAGACATCATATCAAGCACAAGAAGCTTCCTCTCGGTTTCACCTTCTCCTTTCCTGTACGACATGAGGACATTGACAAG GGTATCCTGCTTAACTGGACCAAGGGCTTCAAGGCGTCGGGGGCAGAAGGGAACAATGTTGTGGGATTACTCAGAGACGCTATCAAGAGACGAGGG GACTTCGAGATGGAtgtggttgccatggtgaaCGACACAGTAGCCACCATGATTTCCTGCTATTATGAAGATCGCAGCTGTGAAGTCGGGATGATTGTTG GTACTGGTTGTAATGCGTGTTACATGGAGGAGATGAGGACCGTGGAGCTGGTAGAAGGCGAGGAGGGCCGGatgtgtgtgaacacagagtgGGGGGCATTCGGAGACAACGGGGAGCTTGAGGAGTTTAGACTGGAGTACGACAGAGTCGTGGACGAGACCTCGATTAACCCCGGACATCAGCT ATATGAGAAGCTTATCAGCGGGAAGTATATGGGTGAGCTGGTCCGGCTTGTCCTGGTGAAGCTGGTGAATGAAGACCTGCTGTTTAATGGTGAAGCGTCTGAGCAGCTGAAGACTCGTGGCAGCTTTGAGACGCGCTATGTCTCACAGGTGGAGAG TGACACCGGGGACAGAAAACAAATCTACAACATCCTGTCCTCACTGGGTGTTCTGCCATCAGAGCTGGACTGTGACATTGTACGTCTGGTCTGTGAGAGTGTTTCCACTCGCTCTGCCCACATGTGCGGCGCAGGGCTCGCTGGTGTGATCAACCTGATGCGTGAGCGACGCAGCCAGGAGGCCCTGGCAATCACGGTGGGGGTCGACGGATCAGTCTACAAGCTGCACCCATG TTTCCGTGACAGGTTCCACAAGATCGTCAGAGACCTCACGCCTCACTGTGAGATCGCCTTCATCCAGTCGGAGGAGGGGAGCGGCCGCGGAGCTGCTCTAATCTCAGCAGTGGCCTGTAAGATGGCTGCTTGCATGCTGACACAGTAA
- the gck gene encoding hexokinase-4 isoform X2 translates to MDKVEQILSEFRLNKEELKEVMERMQREMDRGLRIETHEEASVKMLPTYVCSTPEGSEVGDFLALDLGGTNFRVMLVKVGEDEERSWKVETKNQMYSIPEDAMTGTAEMLFDYIAECMSDFLDRHHIKHKKLPLGFTFSFPVRHEDIDKGILLNWTKGFKASGAEGNNVVGLLRDAIKRRGDFEMDVVAMVNDTVATMISCYYEDRSCEVGMIVGTGCNACYMEEMRTVELVEGEEGRMCVNTEWGAFGDNGELEEFRLEYDRVVDETSINPGHQLYEKLISGKYMGELVRLVLVKLVNEDLLFNGEASEQLKTRGSFETRYVSQVESDTGDRKQIYNILSSLGVLPSELDCDIVRLVCESVSTRSAHMCGAGLAGVINLMRERRSQEALAITVGVDGSVYKLHPCFRDRFHKIVRDLTPHCEIAFIQSEEGSGRGAALISAVACKMAACMLTQ, encoded by the exons GTAGAGCAGATCCTGTCAGAGTTCAGGCTGAATAAGGAAGAGCTAAAAGAAGTCATGGAGAGGATGCAGCGTGAGATGGATCGAGGACTGCGTATAGAGACGCACGAAGAGGCCAGCGTCAAAATGCTTCCGACTTATGTCTGCTCCACCCCTGAGGGATCAG AGGTGGGCGACTTCCTGGCCCTGGATCTGGGGGGCACAAACTTCCGTGTGATGCTGGTGAAGGTGGGtgaagatgaggagaggagctgGAAGGTGGAGACCAAGAACCAGATGTACTCCATTCCTGAAGACGCCATGACGGGCACTGCAGAAATG ctgttcGACTACATAGCAGAGTGTATGTCCGACTTTTTGGACAGACATCATATCAAGCACAAGAAGCTTCCTCTCGGTTTCACCTTCTCCTTTCCTGTACGACATGAGGACATTGACAAG GGTATCCTGCTTAACTGGACCAAGGGCTTCAAGGCGTCGGGGGCAGAAGGGAACAATGTTGTGGGATTACTCAGAGACGCTATCAAGAGACGAGGG GACTTCGAGATGGAtgtggttgccatggtgaaCGACACAGTAGCCACCATGATTTCCTGCTATTATGAAGATCGCAGCTGTGAAGTCGGGATGATTGTTG GTACTGGTTGTAATGCGTGTTACATGGAGGAGATGAGGACCGTGGAGCTGGTAGAAGGCGAGGAGGGCCGGatgtgtgtgaacacagagtgGGGGGCATTCGGAGACAACGGGGAGCTTGAGGAGTTTAGACTGGAGTACGACAGAGTCGTGGACGAGACCTCGATTAACCCCGGACATCAGCT ATATGAGAAGCTTATCAGCGGGAAGTATATGGGTGAGCTGGTCCGGCTTGTCCTGGTGAAGCTGGTGAATGAAGACCTGCTGTTTAATGGTGAAGCGTCTGAGCAGCTGAAGACTCGTGGCAGCTTTGAGACGCGCTATGTCTCACAGGTGGAGAG TGACACCGGGGACAGAAAACAAATCTACAACATCCTGTCCTCACTGGGTGTTCTGCCATCAGAGCTGGACTGTGACATTGTACGTCTGGTCTGTGAGAGTGTTTCCACTCGCTCTGCCCACATGTGCGGCGCAGGGCTCGCTGGTGTGATCAACCTGATGCGTGAGCGACGCAGCCAGGAGGCCCTGGCAATCACGGTGGGGGTCGACGGATCAGTCTACAAGCTGCACCCATG TTTCCGTGACAGGTTCCACAAGATCGTCAGAGACCTCACGCCTCACTGTGAGATCGCCTTCATCCAGTCGGAGGAGGGGAGCGGCCGCGGAGCTGCTCTAATCTCAGCAGTGGCCTGTAAGATGGCTGCTTGCATGCTGACACAGTAA